The DNA sequence CAGCAACGCTTTCTTGTAAGCAACGCGCACCTGAAAACAAGCATTTGTCCTAAGTGATCTCTCTCATTTTATTACCGGGATTAACATAGCAACACTTCAGAAACCAAAATAGAAGAAAGAAACGACCACAAGAAGTAGATTGTAACACGAATACAAATAAAACCCTGAAAACCATAGGTAAAAACACAAGAAATGAGAAACCGCCATGTCATAAGGGCTAGTTACTCCTAAATAAGCAACACGTTGAATATGAGCATGGAGTGGAGAGGCAAGTCTAAATTGACAACAGCCAATGTGATATAGGGAGAAAGATAAAATGGGTAGATAGATCAGAATGCGAAACCAACACTGGAAGGAATAACAGCTGATTTGATGCACAGATATGAAATCTTAGACTTGCAAGCCTGAATACACATACTGTTTCAATATAACTGCAGAGAAGTGCATTGACTTGCATAATAATCTGCATTACTTTACGGTTACTAAAAAGAGAACTTTGCATCATGCTAATTAACTCAGTTATCTGCACAACTTAACGCAATCAGATTTTCTACATTGCTAGTCAGTCTGCAGAAGAAGCAGATTCTAGACGGACTTTCATTTTTGTTTCAACTAAAAAGATCATATGATTGCTAAGAACAAGAAAACTCACCAACCGCAAATCAGGAATCAGGACAATAGCAAAATAAGAATGCCAATGTTTCTTTAAAATATGTTCCCCAGTAAGACACAATGAGAGTAAACAAACCTCATGACTAGTGCCACCACCAACAGTGATTCCCAATCCGCACAACATCGAAGCCATATCATGGCATGTCATTTCGAGCTTCCTAAGTTCCTTTCGAACTTCGGCTCGTACCAGCTCCTTCAAGTTCATATTCTCTACGTCCTAACAAAATTCATCAGAAGGATTATATACTAGGAAAATCCAAATATGCCATTAGTCACAAAAACAACACAGAGGCAGCATAAGTTGCGTGAAAGAGAGACATaaacaaatataaaataaagactcTGCAACACCACGCAATAGACAGCAGAAGAGGCCAAGTTGTGATACCTTCTTTTGAGTTTCTCTCATTTCCTCCACACGCTGCTTTTGTCTCTTCTCCATTTCTAATAGACGCATACTTTCAGCCTTCTTTCTTTTCAGCAACAGCTTCAACTTTTTGGCTTCTTCTGCCTGAATAGGTAAAAAACACATCAGATAACAATACATCTGCATACATATACAAGTCTTATTGTCTTTTGGCTAACTTTGCTTTTCTCTGTGGTTTCATTTTTTTATCAGAAATTCTATAACTTCAATCTTAATCAAAGTTTAAGGTTTAGAACACTATCAAACAGCAATCTCGCCAATTACAAACCAAAAATCATACTGTAAGGATCACCTGATATTTTTACATCAAGAAAGACAAGAACGGCTACATGACATGAAAATAACTTATTGTCACATGACCCACATGATGTTTCACTTCTACatccaaaatattttttatataaataacCAGAATGGGTTATCATATAAAGAActctattattttttttttatctattatttttattttgtataatattggcCTGGAATGAGTTTATATAGAATAACATAgttagtgaggattcatatacCAGAACACTAACTTGTTTGGGATTGAGACGTAGTTGTATTGGGTGTTGTATGAGCATGCAAGGCTGAAAAGGGGAAACCGTTGCCTTCTGACTGCATACTCAAACCCCCGGCTATGACGGCATCAAGACTATCCTTTGAAAAAGAAACACTTAGTTTGACTAGACCAATTCCCCTAGGGAAAGAAATTGGCGAGGGAAGGCAAAATGAAAGGTTCAGTTAACCTTAAGAAGAGGAATCAAACTCTACCCCCCGGTCACTGACAGTATGAAGCAGAATATAAATACGTTTTCTTTTCTTTGATCTTCACCCAGCATCTTGGCTTGATATTACAGCCAGAACACTAATCCTTTTCGTTGATCTTTCCATCTAATGTGCTGTATATATTTTTCGATCTTAAAAGTATCAACGGTAGTGTGCGTTTTGTGGTTACCGCAGTTGATGAGGTGGAGGGCTGTGTGTGGTGGAGATTGATAGTGTGCAGGTTGTGTGTTGTAGACCAGGTAAGTGGCAAGTCAAGGGGGAGTTTGTGAGGTTTGGGCATAGGGTGTTGGTAAGTGGCTCCTGGTGATTGGTATTAGTTTGGGCATAAGGTATTGGTAGACCTACAATTAGATTCAATATTGGCATCTCAAAAAGGCTTTGGTGCAGTAAGAGATAGATTAAAAGCATACAAATGACTCTAAACccattttaagtgagaattggaCCAGAAAAGATTCATTAGAAAAGCAGTGTCCGCTACTGAAACAACTGCATCAAAAGTAAGTGAGCAGCATAACAGACAAACAGTATATATCTCCATTTTGCTAAGTAACATTTGTTAAAGTAGTCAGACGGACTACCCCGTCAATACTTCTTCAATATGACATACACAACTAAACAAACCATAGGTGGAACAAAAAGACATGTCTGTACTTTGAAGTCCAAACGTAGTGTGTAGAGCGTACAGTATTGGATTGGTTagtgttgtcaaaggctcatTTTAGCACACTTAAGACCTGAAACTCAGTTAATTCCACGTTGTGCGCTTCACCTCACTTAGGTGACGCTTAAGTGGAGACACTAAGGTACTAAGGCATGCGTCTCAATGCCCATCAACTCTATCTTTAAGAGGGCAATACTAAACAAAAGATAGAGTTAGCAAAAGGATACATTAATTGTAAAAAAAAGTATTAATTGTTAGTGACTAGGAATAAgagattaaaattttaataagaaaaaaaTTGCACCAAAAAGCATAAAGCTACATCTCTTTTCTAAATCAATAAATTTGAAATGGTTTTTAAACTTGATTGACATGATTGTACTTCATATATTTCAGTTTAGTGTATCTGTTCTTTTGTTCAACTAGTTATTGTTTGCCTTTTTCtcgaaaaaaaaatatattgtttGTCTTTCTTCATCAGTGGCTTTCTTTGTGAAGCTCACCCTTTAATTCCGCTTTGCACTTAAAATCCCCAGAATATTTCGTTTTTGACTACTCTCGACTTTGGAGATCCAACTTCTACAAGATATAGAGGAGGAcgatttttcttctatttttgtgaTGAATATAAAGGGGGAAATTTTCACACACTCCGCGGCATGTATATATTTCTACATCAACTGACTACTTCAAGTCTCTAACTATTACAAACACAATACCGGCAGTTAATCTCTTACATACTCTTACTCTATACAACTTGGCTGTAATATTTTCGTTCACGCGCATGGAGCAAATAGGCTACAAAGAAGCACATTAAGATCAAAAGTCGAGAACATTTGATCAATTATGGCATTCATGAGATCAAAATTATGGGAGCAGACATCGATTCCACCAATACCCTGATAAACTTTCATAAGAATTCAGCAGTCAAAAGATCAAAAGATCAACAGGTTACAGAATAATGAACACCGAATGCATAACAGAAAACCACATCTCTACAAAAGTTAGCAGGAGGCAGTAAACATGACAGACCTGAATCACTAACGCTCTTTGCCTGGACGCAAGTTCTTCCTCTAGTGCCTTTTTGTATTCGGAAGTCTCCTTCATCCTTTCTCTTTCGGTGGTAATACAGTTCTCAATACGACCTTCCACATTCTCACCATCTTGGACATTCACGTCATCATGCCTTTCATCCTTGTGTTGGCTCGTAGATACAGATTCAGAAAGACCCTCCTCCAGCAAGGAACCTCTGTTACTAGGTTGTGTTTCATTATTGTGTGCATTTAATTCTGATGTCCTATCAGGAATCCATTTCCCATTTTCCTGATCGACACATTTTTTGCCGCTGATTCCTGAGCATGATGAAGCTCTCGTGCAAATAGAAGACTCTCTAGGATTAACTCTGCTGCCATTAGAATAGTTGCGTTCTGGATAGTATACAACAGATGATCGGGTAGTCCTTGGAAATCCTCCAGAAAATAAATCCTCCTTCTCATTGAACCTACTGGTTTCATGTCTTAATTCTTTTGAGAAATGAAAATTATAACTCTTAACCGCCTCCTGACACTTTTTACCATTATCAGCAGAAACATATTGTCTCCTACCATTTTCAGTTTCAACAGCACGCTGATGCTTTCCAAGAAAAGGTTCCTCCTCTGCTACCCTATATTGTCTACAAGAGAAGTTCCTGTCACCACATGAAACAGGTTTTTCCAAACAAGGTCCTGGAGCTGGAATACTCCCTTCATTGCCTTGCTCCGGGTGCTTCTTTTCAAAAGGATTCTGCCGATATTCAGGGGGTATACTCGGATAACCCTCTTCAAAGTTCTTTCGTGGATCACCTTCGTCATGGACATCAGCCATACCAGAAGTGCGACGTGATTCACGTGTTGAGTTAGGAGATAGATCTTCTTTGTCTGTAGAGGATTTAGAGTAACCAGAACAAGATGTATGCTCTTCACTCTCACCAGGGTTAGGTTGAATTCCAACACCGGATGCACTATTGATATCTCTAACACCAGATTGATCACTGCTACACTTTTTCCTCTTTAAGGAAGCTTTCTGCCACTGCTCTCGAAGCTGTCCAGAATAATCCTCCATGAACTCATCATCTTCGGATGAACCACTCTCTGAATCAGATGTCAAACCATAGCGATTTCGTACAGGAGCTTTTCCGGAGTAAGTTCTTTTGCATTTTGATAACTTCACTGGAGGTATGTTTTCTCGAACCAACTGACAATCATCACCAATTTCATTTAGAGGTTCTTTAGCACTTTTCGAGGTTGAGCACGCTCTCATGCTAGGGGAAGGGTCACGAAAGAAGTGGCGGTCATTTTCTACACCAAATTCAGGATATTCATTCTCGCTGCTTTCGTCATCGTCGATGAAGATTATGTTCCTCAAAGGAGatcttcttttgtctttctttgcTGAAGTCTTACGTCGAAACTTTTTGGGTGTGGATTCAGGCACATCAATAAAAATAACATTACTAAAAGTATCACTATCGACATCAATCAGAACAACATGATCAGCTCCTGCATGATCATTGCACCTCCTCAACGTCCTCCCGGTAATGGGTCTGCCATGAGACTCACCTAGAGACACCCCACTCATTTGTCTCTGCAAAACGGACAAAAAAGCAATTTAAAAATAACTCATTGAGGTCATATGATCACAACGAAAGGACGAGCAAGAAGGAGCTTGTGTGACAAACAAGCATAAAACTCAATGAGCAGTAAACAAAACCTGGTGAGAGTTGTGATCGGACCAACTTGTGTGCACCTCAACTAATCCACGGGGCAGCCTACCATAGCCCACAGCACATGCATCAGATAAACGGGATGCTACAGCTGGAATTTGAACCTAAAAACTCCAATTTATTTCCATATTACTAGCTCTTACCAGCATCTAAACATTATTTCCACTTCTGATTATCCCCAAACACCACATTCCATGTCCCACTCCACCCAATAGCAAAACCAGGATTTTGTATAAGAGGATTCAAAAATGCCACTCCTGCGATTTGAACCTATGACCAAAATTTTTGAACCCCCTTTCGCCACTTCACAAGAAATATTTCTGCATCTCAAGGGGATTCAATAgcgtatatataataaaaataacctAGTTTTCACCGTATTTCCCCCAGCTTTATATTCAATCAAATATCAGAAACTATCATAAAAAATCCTTTTTCTTAGGTAAAACATTCCACATCATCGCACctaagggtgtggcctagtggtcaatgacaTGGGTTGAGAACCATgtggtctcaggttcaaatcccagtAGAGGCAAATAcattaggtgatttcttcccatttaTCCAAGCCTTACCCATCCATGTtgttggtgggaggtagcaggtatccCGTGAAAACAGTCGAGGTGCGTACAAATTGGCCTGGATACCACGGTTATCCCAAAAAAAACATTTCACATCATCACGAAGCAAGGCCTAACTTAATCGTGTATgctgctttttttttttgcagcaACAGAAAAcacgaaaattaaaaatttaaacagCAACACAGTTGAAGCAATTACATGTATAACAAATAAATTCACTAAAATTACTACTTCAACAACTAAGAAGAAATACATATCATGCAGCCCAAAGGGTCCATAGAATATCCAATTTCTTCACTAAATACAAAAGCCTACATCAATATGTTTTTAAATAAAAAGGTACCCAGATAAAATAAAATccaagaataaaaagaaacaaAGTTCGAATTAGGAAATAAAACCTAGAAAGCTGATTAATTCAAAGAAACAAAGACTACCAATTCCACAATTAATTGTTGTTACTCCGAAATGGATTTAATAAAAGACATAGTAAAATTGTAATTTGGGAGAAAGTTACCTTTGATGAGGAAAGAGCAAAACCCTAAGATGGCAAAGTCATGGAAATTTAGAGAGAAATTGGTGAGCGAGAGATGGAGAAAAGAGAAGGAAGAGGGAAATCAAACAAGTGAAAATAAACACGGGGttggtttttattttatttattattagtaGTAGTATATTTTCCTCTGTTTGGAAtgaaaatctaaaaaaaaaaagagagagagagagagagagagagctttATTAGTCCTAACTCGTAAGAGACGGGAAATTTTCGAAAAAGACTTTTATTTGGCTCTTGAAGAGAGAGTGAGGTTCACAGTTCAATTTACCGTTGGGAGTTTGGGACTTTTGAAGTTCTTTTTTTTGGATTTCTAATTTTTAAAGTTTGAATTTAGGTTCATTTAATGACGGTAATTTACATAATTAGATAATTTATAAAGATAATTAAGATAAATTTTTATAATAAGTATTAATTGATAACCTAGTAAAAATAGTAACTAACGTATatcattgtttacccgaaaaatcggatatagttgaatttattagtagttctaaggatatgtgatatagcttgacataaatcgtacgtagaggtggaaatgtttagattcttggctatGAAAACGGGATATGAATTATTGAATAAGAAGAGTGAGTGTGCTGAGTAAAACAAGCTCAAAAGATTTATTCGTCAATAAGAGAAGcagtcttttcttacaatgtgtcGACCTCtctgtgcttacaaggattcctccTTTTATATTAGtgggatcttactttatttataataaaaaatatatagtggagaaccaataatgaattgtctcttcctcgattcccgccaagattctctcccctagtgcggttgcaacggctcttatctgcgagctcgatactgactcgagctcggtattaggTCGAGCCttcggccttggttcgagttcgacatCCGGGGTGAGTGTTAATCGGCATGCGCGTCTCCGACTATCTTCACGTCGCCTTGcagttcgatttggtcatgggctcgataatgataccgagccgacTCCTcaatcggtcttggagctcgatgcttgtttgtactatcttcgTAACTCACCTCAAAGTCTTACTTCGGTCGCTTACCATttgaactcgatcaaacgtacgagagccgaaatctattttgaccatatacagatagtcccctcgtttttcaggaagaatgtggtgagaagcgaTATGATTTTCATTGGCTCGATcgggttataagctgacgttttcaccgggctcgatcatgacgtacgtgatagctaTCTCgttgatttagtctttcaaggtatttaatacaTTTCAGATGGTGGCCGGCCACcactgatactgaaccgccacggtataaacctataaataacccctcaatttatcatttaccacttttacatcttcaatcttccaaattttcttactctttctgcctCTATTTCGCCACTCGTAGAGCCACCTTCACTAGTGTTTGGTACCATCAGTCTTTcatcttcctttgcttttctctttcttatgtcaatggcaaaaacttcaaaaaccgtacctcagaaggagaaggcTTCCTCTTCACGGTCGTCCAGcgataaggcgccggtggagccgcctccccacgagtatgttcctggcctgtgtactctaaagatcgattttaaggttgaaaattcTTCGTCGGTTCTGGGTCGATGTGAGCATATGTCGATGTACAAGTGCTCGATAATAGAGGAccatctcgaggctgtgaggaaagactgcaacttgGGTTCTGAGGTTGTATTGCAAATTCCCTCTTCCGAAGAGAGCATCATCACTCATgtaggggtggcaagtgggccgggcccggtcctaagtgggcttcgcgggcccggtcctaagtgggccggtcctatacggtccggtcctaaacggtcctgggcctcgcgggcttattgctggaaccggctcgggaccgggaccacgaactaacgggccCGAGtttagtgggccggtcccggtccggttccgggcccaaacgggcctaaacgggcccaacagaaactttttatttttaattttttttttgtatagaagttaaagaaaaaaatagtaataaagatatataagctatattcgatttatatactatatatacatcttaaaaaatatatatacaatattatatatacatagtatatatcttaaaatatactatatatacatcttaagatatactatatatatataatatataagtcatattctatagtatacatcttaagatatactatagtatacactatactatatatacatcttatatatacacacactatactatatatacatagtatataagtcatattcgataatatacatcttaagatatatataatatatatagtaagatgtatatatattatagtatagtatagtatatactatatatacaacttaagctatattcgatttatatactatatatacatcttaagatatactatatatacatatatatctactatatatatctagtatatctagtatactatgtatatatagtatatcttaagatgtatatgtagtataatatatatagtatatcttaagatgtatatatatagtatagtatatatagtatatcttaagatgtatatatagtatagtatatatgtagtatatcttaagatgtatatatagtatagtatatcttaagatgtatatataatatagtatatcttaagatgtatatatagtatagtatatatagtatatctactatatatatctagtatatctagtatactatatatatatagtatatcttaagatgtatatatagtatagtatatatagtatatcttaagatgtatatataatatagtatatcttaagatgtatatatagtatagtatatatagtatatctactatatatatctagtatatctagtatactatatatatatagtatatcttaagatgtatatatagtatagtatatatagtatatcttaagatgtatatatagtatagtatatatagtatatcttaagatgtatatgtagtatagtatatctactatatatatcacatatagtatatctactatatatatatctagtatatctagtatactatgtatatatagtatatcataagatgtatatatagtatagtatatatagtatatcttaagatgtatatatagtatatctactatatatatctagtatatcagGTATACTACGTATATATactatatcttaagatgtatatgtagtatagtatatatagtatatcttaagatgtatatatagtatagtatatcttaagatgtatatatagtatagtatatacagtatatcttaagatgtatatgtagtatagtatatatagtatatcttaagatgtatatatagtatagtatatatagtatatcttaagatgtatatgtagtatagtatatctactatatatatctagtatatctagtataccatgtatatataatatatcttaagatgtatatgtagtatagtatatatagtatatcttaagatgtatatatagtatagtatatatagtatatcttaagatgtatatgtagtatagtatatctagtatactatgtatatataatgtatcttaagatgtatatatagtatagtatatatagtatagtatatcttaagatgtatatatagtatagtatatatagtatatctactatatatatcacatatagtatatctactatatatatctagtatatctagtatactatgtatatatagtatatcttaagatgtatatatagtatagtatatatagtatatcttaagatgtatatatagtatagtatatctactatatatatcacatatagtatatctactatatatatctagtatatctagtatactatgtatatatagtatatcttaagatgtatatatagtatagtatatatagtatatcttaagatgtatatgtagtatactatgtatatacagtatatcttaagatgtatatatagtatagtatatatagtatatcttaagatgtatatatagtatagtatatatagtatatcttaagatgtatatatagtatagtatatctactatatatatctagtatatctagtatactatgtatatatagtatatcttaagatgtatatattatagtatatatagtatatcttaagatgtatatatagtatagtatatatagtatatcttaagatgtatatgtagtatagtatatctactatatatatctagtatatctagtatctTTTAGGCCAAATTtatcttaggccaaattcatcgcatcttttaaaatattctctaagtctacttctacgatttgaataaaaaagccaattaagagccattttaactttttcaatttcaacatttaaaattcgcatgccattacccacaattaaatggtaaatatgacaaatacatctaacataaaaattattactaaatacaggacttagtatcgtggtaagcaaggctacatcatttgtgttactagtagcattatccattgaaactgatattatttcatcactaatgcaaaaatatctacaaatatccgcaatcgtgctagaaataaactgccctgtatgacgtgaattaattattctataagcaataatgcacttttgcattatccaatgctcatcaatccaatgactggtaacagtaaggtaatcacagtcattaccacttctaccaatatcagttgtaatagcaagacgacaatttatatgagtaaataaatagtgcaaatattgttcatattcatgtttatatttataaatatcactctttacggttgtgcgaggaaaacctttataagtaggattaaaaatttttttaatataatgcacaaagtgggggttagaaggaaaactatagggtaagcacataacagtgaccatttttgccaattcttcccgatctttttttagatcataatataaaataccaccggtaacagtgttaattcccggttgaaattgatttgacccggtactaaggtcagcctgagtaggtgcacttgtcccctcagccaaagctttcatacgaaaatatctagctttatcttgagggtatagcaatatgtgtctagtcaaacttcccgtcccccctccccccgacttccaacatattgaaaaactaactctttgccacacgttttacacttagccctatttttttctcttagttgagtaaaaaattgccaaacaagagatgtttctgcccgtttaggaggttgtctagaaaaagtaggggcactaataggagggtcagatggaggatcatctagattattattagttgggttaacttcaggagcacgactagtgggtgtatcatcatccggttgcgtttcatcaaaatctatttcttcatcatcattttcatcaatagttggattaccataaagagcattcatatattcatggtttaattgttcaccgggtgctatattatggaaaaattgactctcggtaaattgtaataaactattatcgctatcaagaataggaggtgtaggacgggtaacatgtttgggtcgtggagccgggggaagtggaggaggaacatattggccactagattcaccactcttcgatttttccttatttttactaaacatattttttaagaaataagccatcttaattaatcaagcaaagtaaataaaacaaacaaaattataatattaaaacttaagagttggaacgagtttaccgaattgacgaacaacttgttagaaattgattatcgttgaagacttcaattcaccaacttcacaattgtttcacaaattgtaataataaagtaagcaatagtagaagtaaattagagagagattgtgatagattgatgattttgtaagaaaaaataaaataatgatggggtatttatagttgaaaatagggaaaaagtgtaattataaaaagtttgggattaaaataaagttgaggggttaaatggctatttcataaatagccaatggctattttttacagcccaacggctattttttacagtccaacgttttttttttttttctaaaaaaattttaaaaaaaattagccgttgggcccgctaggcccgctaaggggaccgggccggtcccgggcctgacgggcccaatcATAAGACcagcccacgagaccggaccaggcccgctaaaaccggaccaaacggtcatggcccgtttagccgtttggcccgtctggcccgcggtcctgggccggtcccgggcctggaccagcccacttgccaggcctacactcatgtggaggggtttttaagtgtttatacttaccccttcacattgggtcccgtCGATCCAGTGATCATTGGTTTttgtaaaagatatcaggtctccctcggtcaaattcatccttct is a window from the Nicotiana tomentosiformis chromosome 10, ASM39032v3, whole genome shotgun sequence genome containing:
- the LOC104101425 gene encoding uncharacterized protein isoform X1; this encodes MFRCWLPRGLVEVHTSWSDHNSHQRQMSGVSLGESHGRPITGRTLRRCNDHAGADHVVLIDVDSDTFSNVIFIDVPESTPKKFRRKTSAKKDKRRSPLRNIIFIDDDESSENEYPEFGVENDRHFFRDPSPSMRACSTSKSAKEPLNEIGDDCQLVRENIPPVKLSKCKRTYSGKAPVRNRYGLTSDSESGSSEDDEFMEDYSGQLREQWQKASLKRKKCSSDQSGVRDINSASGVGIQPNPGESEEHTSCSGYSKSSTDKEDLSPNSTRESRRTSGMADVHDEGDPRKNFEEGYPSIPPEYRQNPFEKKHPEQGNEGSIPAPGPCLEKPVSCGDRNFSCRQYRVAEEEPFLGKHQRAVETENGRRQYVSADNGKKCQEAVKSYNFHFSKELRHETSRFNEKEDLFSGGFPRTTRSSVVYYPERNYSNGSRVNPRESSICTRASSCSGISGKKCVDQENGKWIPDRTSELNAHNNETQPSNRGSLLEEGLSESVSTSQHKDERHDDVNVQDGENVEGRIENCITTERERMKETSEYKKALEEELASRQRALVIQAEEAKKLKLLLKRKKAESMRLLEMEKRQKQRVEEMRETQKKDVENMNLKELVRAEVRKELRKLEMTCHDMASMLCGLGITVGGGTSHEVRVAYKKALLMFHPDRASRSDIRQEVEAEEKFKLISRMKDKYLPTL
- the LOC104101425 gene encoding uncharacterized protein isoform X2 — translated: MSGVSLGESHGRPITGRTLRRCNDHAGADHVVLIDVDSDTFSNVIFIDVPESTPKKFRRKTSAKKDKRRSPLRNIIFIDDDESSENEYPEFGVENDRHFFRDPSPSMRACSTSKSAKEPLNEIGDDCQLVRENIPPVKLSKCKRTYSGKAPVRNRYGLTSDSESGSSEDDEFMEDYSGQLREQWQKASLKRKKCSSDQSGVRDINSASGVGIQPNPGESEEHTSCSGYSKSSTDKEDLSPNSTRESRRTSGMADVHDEGDPRKNFEEGYPSIPPEYRQNPFEKKHPEQGNEGSIPAPGPCLEKPVSCGDRNFSCRQYRVAEEEPFLGKHQRAVETENGRRQYVSADNGKKCQEAVKSYNFHFSKELRHETSRFNEKEDLFSGGFPRTTRSSVVYYPERNYSNGSRVNPRESSICTRASSCSGISGKKCVDQENGKWIPDRTSELNAHNNETQPSNRGSLLEEGLSESVSTSQHKDERHDDVNVQDGENVEGRIENCITTERERMKETSEYKKALEEELASRQRALVIQAEEAKKLKLLLKRKKAESMRLLEMEKRQKQRVEEMRETQKKDVENMNLKELVRAEVRKELRKLEMTCHDMASMLCGLGITVGGGTSHEVRVAYKKALLMFHPDRASRSDIRQEVEAEEKFKLISRMKDKYLPTL